In one window of Acidobacteriota bacterium DNA:
- a CDS encoding VWA domain-containing protein gives MNALKAMSLGLVLLLPSVLALGDTQDRRRSRPPTFKVGVETVFIKVAVTDPMNRYVTGLEMDHFRVYEDKIEQEISYFSQEPAPVSVGLIFDISASMKDNNNIRKAKSAITRFLQSENPEDECFLVTFNDRTNLAQPFTEDGGTIQNIVALQKPGGSTALYDAVYMGLDQVRRGRNEKKALIVITDGEDNSSRYSPGEVREFAKESDVQIYGIGEQGKLGYGYSEIRNIVSLTGGRAFFPTSFNELDYYIDLIHAELRNQYLIGYSPTNRAHDGKWRRITVKLDTPQGLPKLAVHAREGYYAPKN, from the coding sequence ATGAACGCACTCAAGGCAATGTCCCTCGGGCTGGTTCTCCTCCTGCCATCGGTCCTGGCCCTCGGAGACACCCAGGACCGCCGGAGGAGCCGACCGCCCACATTCAAGGTAGGGGTGGAAACGGTCTTTATCAAGGTCGCCGTCACCGACCCCATGAACCGCTACGTCACCGGCCTCGAAATGGACCATTTCCGCGTCTACGAGGACAAGATCGAACAGGAAATCTCCTATTTCAGCCAGGAGCCGGCGCCCGTGAGCGTGGGCCTCATTTTCGATATCAGCGCCAGCATGAAGGACAACAACAACATCCGCAAGGCCAAGAGCGCCATCACCCGCTTCCTGCAGTCGGAAAACCCCGAGGACGAATGCTTCCTGGTCACCTTCAACGACCGGACCAACCTGGCCCAGCCTTTCACCGAGGACGGCGGCACGATCCAGAACATCGTGGCGCTGCAGAAGCCGGGGGGGAGCACCGCGCTTTACGACGCCGTGTATATGGGGCTCGACCAGGTGCGGCGGGGCAGGAACGAAAAGAAGGCGCTGATCGTCATCACGGACGGCGAGGACAACAGCAGCCGCTACTCCCCGGGCGAGGTACGCGAATTCGCCAAGGAGTCGGACGTGCAGATCTACGGCATCGGGGAACAGGGGAAATTGGGCTACGGTTACTCCGAAATCCGGAACATCGTAAGTCTCACGGGCGGCCGGGCGTTTTTCCCCACCAGTTTCAATGAACTCGACTACTACATCGACCTCATCCATGCCGAACTGCGCAACCAGTACCTGATCGGATATTCCCCCACCAACAGGGCCCACGACGGGAAATGGCGCCGCATCACCGTCAAGCTCGACACCCCCCAGGGCCTCCCGAAACTGGCCGTGCACGCCAGGGAAGGATATTATGCTCCGAAGAACTGA